TTCGAACAATTGCAAGAACAAAAAGGCATTGCACGTTTTTCGATTCTCACATGAAGCCCAAGCCACGAATCAGAGGTCAGGGCCGATTAGTCGCGGTAGTTCGTATATTGGAGCGGCATATCGATATCGGAATCCTTGAGCATGGCAATAACCTGTTGAAGCTCATCTCTCTTCTTGCCTGTGACGCGAACCTTGTCGCCCTGGATGGCGGCTTGGACCTTG
The nucleotide sequence above comes from Candidatus Methylomirabilota bacterium. Encoded proteins:
- a CDS encoding DUF520 family protein; this translates as RCLQVDPPQVNVSEAWQIVTIRQGIEAELARKIVKITKGGKLKVQAAIQGDKVRVTGKKRDELQQVIAMLKDSDIDMPLQYTNYRD